One Acidobacteriota bacterium genomic window carries:
- a CDS encoding ATP-binding cassette domain-containing protein encodes MSKAFVEFQSVGFTHEGGVSPVFVDVSCQFPRGWTGLVGPNGGGKTTLLELAVGLREPDTGHIVGVGRSHYCPQRDDEPSAAAREICESSEADAYRWRVRLGVDPAWIERWPTLSHGERKRVEVAAALWRAPAILAIDEPTNHLDAAAREALVEALTSYWGVGLIVSHDRDLLDRLCARCAVVEHGRVRLWAGGYSHAMAAARAARDEARRSRERADAVVRRVAAAVSERRREAAAADARRSKRGLARRDADGRSRLDLARVSGKDGRAGRLTAQLAGRLAQAERAAAAIDVRREFAQGIAFEGARTRRDRLLVLPASRLPLGHEKTLEHPTLVVGPTDRLAIEGPNGSGKSTLVRAIVAAYEGPADTLLYVPQEMTAERAGVLVNAARSLPSSRLGELMTLVRRLGSEPDRLLATGRPSPGEARKLLLATGIVRGAAWIVMDEPTNHLDVGSVEALEAALADWPGALLLVSHDHRFLSRLTTARWEVVVRDARRSDLEPRNL; translated from the coding sequence ATGTCGAAGGCGTTCGTCGAGTTCCAATCGGTTGGCTTCACCCACGAGGGCGGCGTGTCGCCGGTCTTCGTCGACGTGTCCTGTCAGTTTCCGCGCGGCTGGACGGGCCTCGTCGGTCCGAACGGGGGCGGCAAGACGACGCTGCTCGAGCTCGCCGTCGGATTGCGCGAGCCCGACACGGGGCACATTGTCGGCGTCGGCCGCAGTCACTACTGCCCGCAGCGCGACGACGAGCCGTCGGCCGCCGCACGCGAGATTTGTGAGTCGAGCGAGGCGGACGCGTACCGTTGGCGGGTCAGGCTCGGCGTCGATCCGGCGTGGATCGAGAGGTGGCCGACGCTCAGTCACGGCGAGCGCAAGCGCGTCGAGGTCGCGGCGGCGCTCTGGCGTGCGCCGGCCATCCTCGCCATCGACGAGCCGACCAACCACCTCGATGCTGCGGCGCGTGAGGCGCTCGTCGAGGCGCTGACGTCGTACTGGGGCGTCGGCCTGATCGTGAGCCACGATCGCGATCTGCTCGATCGCCTGTGCGCGCGGTGCGCGGTCGTCGAGCACGGTCGGGTGCGGCTCTGGGCCGGAGGCTACTCGCACGCGATGGCCGCGGCCCGAGCCGCGCGCGACGAGGCCCGCCGCTCACGCGAGCGCGCCGACGCGGTCGTGAGACGCGTGGCCGCCGCCGTGTCCGAGCGGCGGCGCGAGGCCGCCGCGGCCGATGCCCGGCGGTCGAAACGAGGCCTGGCGCGACGGGACGCCGATGGGCGCAGCCGCCTCGACCTCGCCCGCGTGTCCGGCAAGGACGGCCGCGCGGGGCGCCTCACGGCGCAGCTCGCCGGGCGTCTTGCGCAGGCCGAACGCGCAGCCGCCGCCATCGACGTGCGGCGCGAGTTCGCCCAGGGCATCGCGTTCGAGGGCGCGCGCACGCGCCGCGACCGCCTGCTCGTGCTCCCGGCCTCGCGTCTGCCGCTCGGACACGAGAAGACGCTCGAGCACCCGACGCTCGTCGTGGGCCCGACCGACCGCCTGGCGATCGAGGGCCCGAACGGCAGCGGCAAGAGCACGCTCGTCAGGGCGATCGTCGCGGCCTACGAGGGCCCCGCCGATACGCTGCTGTACGTGCCGCAGGAGATGACCGCCGAGCGAGCCGGCGTGCTCGTCAACGCGGCGCGCTCGCTCCCCTCGTCTCGGCTAGGCGAGCTGATGACCCTCGTGCGGCGCCTGGGCTCGGAACCCGACCGTCTGCTTGCGACCGGGCGGCCGAGTCCCGGCGAGGCGCGGAAGCTGCTGCTCGCGACCGGCATCGTCCGCGGCGCGGCGTGGATCGTGATGGACGAGCCGACCAACCACCTCGACGTCGGCTCGGTCGAGGCGCTCGAGGCGGCGCTCGCCGACTGGCCGGGTGCCCTGCTGCTCGTCAGCCACGACCACCGCTTCCTCTCGCGTCTGACGACCGCGCGCTGGGAGGTGGTGGTGCGCGACGCGAGGCGGTCCGACCTCGAGCCGCGCAACCTGTAG